In the genome of Mangifera indica cultivar Alphonso chromosome 9, CATAS_Mindica_2.1, whole genome shotgun sequence, the window aataaatttacgtgataaatttttacactaataaggatatattgataatttaatatttatattcagtaTTAAttgtagttttgtaattttaataaaatgacaaaacaattatttttaagaaaatttaacaaatttactaATAGAAATGAATAACAAGGGAAAATTAAGTTTTCTGAAACTTAAAACATGAGAATTTGTCGTTTTATCAAACCTTCGATGGGAAATATCCATTTGGCCATTGTCTTATgttgatatatagttttcattaatatttgatGCATGAAATATTAATCTACATATGATATATACAGTTAATAAGTGTCATTTCTAGatgtctataaaataaaaaaagtattgtatttatatgaatagGATAGGAGTGAgataaatgaatgaaaatttaaaactcaCCATGCAATTGATTTGTATATAGATATTAGATAAATTGTCACCATCTAGAGTAGACAACatttttgtctttcaatttaggtgaaacttttgaaaattgactatccattaattatctttctcattgaattaaagaaacaaaatatatgtaagTTTAGACCTGTCAATGGGTCAAACTGATATAACCCAAAACTAAAAATGTCTGACTCGAAAGAtataatgtataaatttatagtttaaggGGCACGACTCACAAAATTACAAGTTATGTTAAGGTCTATTTTTAAGGGTGTCTTGTTTGATATTTATTGGAAAGACATGTGGACTAGCTTGACACAACCCGCAAAATGTTAAacgttaaaaaaataaaaacaaataatttttgtcAGATTAACctaaaaaatgcataaattgACTAAGAAATACCCATAGAAACATGACTCAAAAGACTGTTGATCATGTTTAGGGTTGTATTTTTCGATGAATTATACCAAATTAGACATGCACTGATCCAACTCGACGCGTGGAAAGATCTATGTAAGTCCAATAAGTAGCTCAAGTACACAAATAGTTTTGGGCTAAGCTAGCTCCTTCTACCCATATAACCTGACCCAACCAAAACCCTCTCTATTAATAAATTCAACCATTGGATATTATATTCAAGTTGTGCTAAATCGTTATCCGGTGatgcatattttttaatcttacaCTTAAAGGATACAAGTTCAAAGAGCCACAAATACAAGACAATGGTTAATAATTATGAGTGGATTCAAGTAGAACCAATTTGGGCACAACTCATAGTTCAGCTCAAACAAACTAAACTTTGGCAATTTTAGCTCATTAAGATTGAGTTTGGCttgttattgattttgatattgaaGCTCgtctcattaaaatttttttcttttttaacaatttttctattgttttgatttgattgtttATCTTCTTTGGTGTTATAGTTTACTGtaagttaaacttgagtttgagttgacTATTCTGAATTAAAATTGAGCACAAAATGACCCCTATGCAAGTTCAATTTGGCTCGTATCCatttttatagataataaaacttatttgtaaaatggttgttgatgtattttaatcgatagaaaatttaataaattataaaagtaaaaaaataaaaaccacaattttttattttaatatttttgttgattgttttaataaaattaagttatttgcttattaatatttaatttttatatttaggggtatatgtatcattttataattatatagttaaatacTAAGTTTCCCTTGACTATTATTTATAGTACTCATTTCTTTTAAGAGTGCGTTTgatatcattaatattttattattaaaattaaaaaattattttaaaaataaattacctagAAGATTActggtataaattattactataattgataaaatttaataagtataaataattattttgtttaattggaggtaataatagaatattaatatattattttatttaaataccttggATATAATTgttctaaaatatttgttatgttatttgttatattaattgaaaataaaattatttttatctttaaaaattaataaataaaaatataattataataaaatcaaaattatattgataatcttttaataaagaGATAATAATAAGATTACTACCTGATATTAGAAGATTATTGGAGATAATCTTTATTTAGCTAGGTTAAAAATGTCAATTGCCCAATACTAGACATAAGGTCTATGGGTTAGTCGAATATTGctcacaaaataataaattaattaatatttataatattaaaaattaattttttattaaaaatcacgAGTCTATTCCATATATATTAGGTGGGTAGTGGGTCTTATTCATCCCATGGGTCAGCTCGGTTCGAAAGCTTACTACTATAGCAAGCCTTCGGGTCAACCCAACCCATGGGCCTGATGGACTGTGTTGGAACTACCATGACTTGGCCTATAAACACCTCAAAGTTTAATCAACTACTCTCTAAATGATATTATCCTTTACTTGGAAGacaagttaaattttaaatttaatttggaatACTAATTATTAATCCAAAGGTAATCTAGTAGACTTAAATTTTGGAAATTGAAgatagttatttatttatttattgtcatCTGAAAACCACTCATTTGCAATgtattattgattattaattagGGTCAAATTTTAACTTGTCCTAAacttaaaataccaaaattattgATCTAATCATagaattaaaacacaaaatattttcattttcattttcctgcTAGATTATAAGCCGAAACTCcccaaaatttgattgaataagATTTATAGTAATAACATTTTGATGTATTTGACATAACCCTAGCTACTGCAACATTCTATCTGAGctacttaatcttagatcaaatAAGTCGAGTTTAAATTAAGGATTAAACCCATTTTCGTAAACAAGTTAAATTGTTTTGAACtgagtttgaatttcaatttgtcAATTTTGAATCGACTATTTTGGATTTAAACTGATCATGAGTTTAGTATTGTTTAGATTCGATGcaaatcaaatttaactataatcataattatagaAGTATGGATGTGCATCCGAtctaaacttgatttaaataagtCAATTTTGAGCTAAAGCTCTAACTTTATATCTCGATTAAAAATTAACCTATttgatgatactatttatcttatcgataatactatttatttatcttatcgataatactatttatcttttcgataatattattcacaCTATTAATGATTTTCTAATGATACTGTTTACTGTCTTGAGTGAGATTGAATAAAACTTAATACTTTTGATTCAGGCGAGCGGCCCTAAGGAGAAGTGTTCAACACTCCAAGAAAAGGCCCCAGTAATCATTGTTTTAGTAACCTAAAGCCATTCTCACTTTGTACTTTAGGTGTGGCTTCTCTGTGCCAAAACCCGCAAAACATTAAGGTCAAGATTCTCAGACGCTACCACTCTCTCTAACTAAAAAACCAACATTTACACAAACACGTTACAGGCACTCACAGAAACATGCTCACAATCTTTCAATCTTACAAGATTTTAATTCTACAAGCAACGCTTTCTCTATCGCTTACTTTACTTCTCACTTACCTCAAAATCCCTGTTCTTTTCTTGCAAGGTCTTTTCACTTATGTTCACCCTGAGAATGTTGGCAACAACAATTCTCAACAGGGTGTTCGAGCTGCCATTCGAAGACCCTCAAGCTCCGATTCAGGTTCTGGCCTTGATGGGTACCAGACTTTATCGTCTAAAACGAATCCTGAGCTCAAGAAGAGGAGTAAAGCCAAAGagaagtttgaatttgatgagAATAATGCTCAGATCTTTAGATTGAAACTCGATGAAGGTCATCTGCAAACTCGGATTTATTTTAAGGAGTATAATGATTCGTTTATTTACTCATTTATTGGATTATCTTGTTTGTTGCTGAACTTATATTTGGATGGAAATCGAGATTCTGGGGTTTTGGCTAATGGGGTTTTAGTTGTTATCTTTCTGGGGTTTGTTAGTTTCTCCAAAGTCTTTATGTCGTTAGTAAAGTTGTCGTTTGAGAAATCTGCATCAAAGAAGTCAGAGAGGCAACTGAGTTTGATTGTTGGATTTCTGGGGTTTATTTTAGGTCTCATGATTTGTTCTGGGATTGTTCCTAAAGTTTTGGACTTTGATTTTGGTGCAATCGATGGGTTTGGGAAGATCTTTTTTGCTGTTTTAATGGGCTGCATTGCAGGTGTCCTTTATATGCCTGCAGGAAAGAGTGCCAGGTCATTTTGGCTTGGAACTGATCAGCTTCGATGCAATTTGCCTATAATTTATTGTGGATGGTTTGCTAGAATGATTCTATATGCTAATTATATGTTGATTGTTTCTGCGGCTTTGCTTTGGATTAATCCATTAACAGAAATTCTTGTCAAGAAGAGGATTAATGATTGTAAAGGAGAAAATAGTTGTGTTGGAGATGTGCGGAAATTGGTTGGGAATGTAGGGTTTTCTCAGGAAGATTTTAACAGGTTTAGGAATTGGTTGTTGTTGCTTTCGGGTATCATTCAAATTGTGGCTTTACGTCCCAACTTGCAGATGTATTTGAATGAAGCAGTTTTGTCTTGGTACCAAAGATTGCATGCTAGCAAGGTCCCAGATTTGGATTTCAGTAGGGCTAAGGTTTTCCTTCACAATCACTACTTGTGTCTTGTGGTCCTGCAGTTTTTTGCACCAGCAATCCTGGTACTTATCTTTTTTGGCATGTCCCAAATTGATGGTAGCTCATTAGGAAATTTCATGTGGGTTTGTGATTTAATTTCATGCTCTGCATTTGTTAAAGAAGTAAGTCTATTTATGGCTTGGTGGGTTATCTTTGTTTGGGCTATTTACACTTCAATAAGCCTTCTGTTGTATCGTCGTGGcattttatatgtttcttaAAGAATTTGACTATTTGTAATTGTCGATATATTTGGCCattgtaatttatatttatattttgacgAAGCTTGTTTTTGCTTCTAAATTCTAatggattattatatttttaaaagcgTGTTGAATTATCTCATGGTGTAAGTCCTTGTTTTCTGCCAGGAAGAGTTAACATGATTTGCAGGATATATATTCTGTGAAATCTTGTGCAGCCATGATGAGGCTTTGGACAAGTTCACAATTACAGAATAAAGAGTTGTTGCTCTCCAGGTACTACACTTAGGAGCTtgttagagttttgttagtCGATCTTGTTTGAATGTGGTCATTCGCCACTTTTCCATGACGGGGTTCtaatttatcttcaattatCTTGgtgctgatttttttttttttttcatttttgttgtaaTTCTATCCCTGCTTGATTGCCAAATGAATGTTGTTATTCATCAGAGTAGAAAAAGGGTTTGTCAATTAACATTAAGAATCTCATCATTGTTTCTCTAGTGTCTGCAGGCTACCTCAACCATTACTCTTGCTTTCACCTTAGACTATTAGTCATTTTTCTCTATATGTTTGGACTTCTTGTTCCAACAAGTCTAATTTCCACTCTTTGGTTTCTAAGAAGAATTCACTTCAGAGACAACTCATGTCATAGAACAAAATGAAATCTCCTCATCTCCCCATCCATTTTAAGTTTGATGCGGGTTCCTCCATTTCATCTCCAATTAAACTATTtgtacatattttgagtacatataatgaatatacagataatatgtcattatgtgattgagtgattttaaattaagaataaagtaacacccaattacatgaaaatatatcatctatatactcattttgtgtatttaaagtgtGTACATATAGCAATGTTCTCTCTCCTTTGGTGTAAGATCATAATTCAGTTTACAATCTGCCACCAGATTCTTACTTTCTATCCAGTTTTCTCAGAGAAGTAGTTTCATTCTAGTGGATCCCAAAACCATTTTCATTCAAACCAATGAATTTGTGATTCCAAATGACATGAGTTTTGACATTATCCTTTTAAgattctttaatgcatcttcaACAAGAATTTACTAAAGACTGAAAGCCTCCACATAAGACATAACTGAGCTTTTGCatcataaattttcaaagtgTTGAGTGATTATGTTTGTGTGGTTGCTGTAGACCGATCATGAATGGTTGTGAAGTATAAATGATATAGCTTTTGCATTATTGCACAATGAAAGATCTTCTTTCTTAATTAGCAAGAGAGCCAATTACTAGATTTTCCATCTTCATGTAGTCGTAAGTTGGATTGTAACAGTTAAACTAGTTTTTCACCAAAGTTCTATTGCTGTGAATCCATATGTTTTTTCAGTTCTGATAAATCCAGTAAATTGTATTCTTTCAAAATGTTGCTgcaaatgatgttattttttatttgtaaaatttgatGTAAAGTTATAACTCTTTACCACTGTAAAAGTGGAGGTGGATCCAATCTAGGGTGGCCCAACTCGAAACCACAACTTCGCTTGAATGAGCAAATTACGAATTAGAGTTTCAGCTCAATTTGAGATCAGTATGTTTTCTATCAATGATATTATTCACTCTtttgttgatattatatatctatCAATATCTCTCTACTGACACTACACACagctcaagcttgagttgaTCTTAGAGTTGGTTTATACTGAATCCATCCCTAATACAAGTAAAGTCTTTTGTAAGACTGAAAGGAAATCAGATTTTCACTTTGAAATACAATTTAaagttcttaaaattatttttgaatgaaAGAATCAATGGGGTCAAAGAGAATTGGCAGTTTGTTCATGAACGACAACGTTTATACAATTAAGAAGACAAATCATAACAAGATAAAATGGTCGTTTTCTTTAGCTGGAATATATGTATGTTGTaaaaaaaactatcaaaatcTCTGGCTACTGTAAGGCAAATTTGGACCCAACTGAAGGACAGTtacttaaaaacataaaataaaataaaactatagttTAGTGGGTATAGAATCAAACCTCATTTTTTGTCGTGTCCCCTGTGCCCCGGATGATAAGGCTCTTTGATCGGTGGGAAAGTCAAAGCAGAGATGGCTTGAAAATACCATTTCCTTGCAAGGACCGTTCTCTCTAATCAGGGGAATGTCCAAACAAATCGTGTTCAACTGTTAGCTGGCCAAtctaacattatatatatattataaagtttgtGAATTTTCAGTCTGGGGTGTCATTTTTCAGATTATTCTCTGGTGAACATTCCACGAACTAGAATTTAGTGATAACTTTATTTAAAGGCCAAATGTCTATTTTCCACCCATTGTTTTGTGTAAGGAAAGATTCTCACATGTTAAGTTTAAAGGAACAATTACGCATGTAAAAATTGATGTTGTGGTAAGTATTAGAAAATAGAATCAATGGAATGGTAAGTTGATAACATTAAGGCTACAATGGTCACTTAACATTGACAGAAGAAATCGACAAAAATTGTGAACACATAGCCCATGggtagtaaaaaaaaaatttaataagtgatCTAGTGGGTGATTGACACGTGTATATTGAATTGTTGGTACATGGAGGCCCAAGTTTTCATCAAAAATCGACGGTCAAGGAATTTTTAGATATAACAAGCCCATGTTATGTTAACACATTAAAGGTTAGGATTGTTATTttatactatatataaaaaaattagtgaataattttttttttttggatgctTGGTGATAAGATAACATGTGATGGGGTAGATGACATGAAGAAGGAAAACAAAAGAACTACTTTTTTCTGCAGatctaaaatgaataaaaagttaaaaaggcaAAAATTCAGTGTTTGAAGGGTTACGAGTGGCAAGTTTGAAAGGAGAGGTTATAGTGTTGGTGAATTTTTACATGACGGGTGAACGAAGGTTGAAGCATTAAGCGTATAAAGATGTAGTTTGCATAAACTGGACATGAGATTGTTGGACAAAACTATAGGTTATAGTAACAGTGTTATTTTCAAAGTTGTATAAGTTGATGTTGTCGACTTATAGAtttttgaagtgtttttcgatGACAATGCTTGCAACTGTGTTACGTGCAATTAAGGTTTAGTCTTTTGGTAACTATGTTTAGTATAACGAAGTGTTTGTTATTATAACGATATCGCTATAAAAGAATGGTTACTATATGTACTTTTacgtttttaatttttttcatctataaattgtttttagggtttatgcaTTGAACTGAGCCACAAAATGTGTTAAAACCAggttattttagggtttataaacAATCCAAGCTGCAACCCTtataatagatttaaaaaaataagacttatacttgtaaaattaaatgatgaaaagTTTTATTTGATTCTCCTCCTGATTCCGATCATTAAAAGAACTTTGATAAATCTTCAAGAAGAGATTATATTAGTTTTATCTTAATTCTTATTATGGAAGCTTTAACTTGTATCTTGAGTTGTTCTTTTCATAGAGAAGGAAGAGTATAGATTATTCTCAAGTCCTCATTGTTCTCGATAGGTTGTCCTTGTTTTTATTAACCTATCAAAatgggtaaaattattaatctatCA includes:
- the LOC123226406 gene encoding uncharacterized protein LOC123226406 — encoded protein: MLTIFQSYKILILQATLSLSLTLLLTYLKIPVLFLQGLFTYVHPENVGNNNSQQGVRAAIRRPSSSDSGSGLDGYQTLSSKTNPELKKRSKAKEKFEFDENNAQIFRLKLDEGHLQTRIYFKEYNDSFIYSFIGLSCLLLNLYLDGNRDSGVLANGVLVVIFLGFVSFSKVFMSLVKLSFEKSASKKSERQLSLIVGFLGFILGLMICSGIVPKVLDFDFGAIDGFGKIFFAVLMGCIAGVLYMPAGKSARSFWLGTDQLRCNLPIIYCGWFARMILYANYMLIVSAALLWINPLTEILVKKRINDCKGENSCVGDVRKLVGNVGFSQEDFNRFRNWLLLLSGIIQIVALRPNLQMYLNEAVLSWYQRLHASKVPDLDFSRAKVFLHNHYLCLVVLQFFAPAILVLIFFGMSQIDGSSLGNFMWVCDLISCSAFVKEVSLFMAWWVIFVWAIYTSISLLLYRRGILYVS